A genomic segment from Bradyrhizobium sp. CB1015 encodes:
- the der gene encoding ribosome biogenesis GTPase Der — MSFTIAIIGRPNVGKSTLFNRLVGQKLALVDDLPGVTRDRREGEARLGDLRFTIIDTAGLDEGAKGSLTARMQEQTETAIAQADALFFVIDARIGLTPTDRAFADFARKANKPVLLVANKSEGKHGDAGAMEAFALGLGDPIQISAEHGEGMGELYDALAGLMPEPVDEDEDEDDAELSEEEAATRPIRVAIVGRPNAGKSTLINHLLGEERLLTSPEAGTTRDSIAVEINWKGRDFRVFDTAGLRRRSRIEEKLEKLSVADALRAVRFAEVVVLMMDTQNRFEEQDLRIADLIEREGRAVVLAVNKWDLMETRGGGAISGLRRDADHWLPQLKGVPIVAVSGLMGEGIDRLMQAIQDAYAIWNRRVPTSALNRWFEQAIQANPPPAVSGRRLKLNYITQTKARPPSFVLFCSRADAVPQSYLRYLTNSMRETFELPGTPVRITLREKANPFAHKRKRPS; from the coding sequence ATGTCCTTCACGATCGCCATTATCGGCCGGCCCAATGTCGGCAAGTCGACGCTGTTCAACCGCCTGGTTGGGCAGAAGCTCGCGCTGGTCGATGACCTGCCTGGCGTCACCCGCGACCGCCGCGAAGGCGAGGCCAGGCTCGGTGATCTCCGCTTCACCATCATCGATACCGCCGGCCTCGATGAGGGCGCCAAGGGTTCGCTGACCGCGAGGATGCAGGAGCAGACCGAGACGGCGATCGCGCAGGCCGACGCGCTGTTCTTCGTCATCGACGCCCGTATCGGCCTGACGCCGACCGATCGCGCCTTCGCCGATTTCGCCCGCAAGGCCAACAAGCCGGTGCTGCTGGTCGCCAACAAGAGCGAGGGCAAGCACGGCGATGCCGGCGCGATGGAAGCGTTCGCACTCGGCCTCGGCGATCCCATTCAGATCTCGGCCGAGCACGGCGAGGGCATGGGCGAACTCTACGACGCGCTCGCCGGGCTGATGCCCGAGCCCGTCGACGAGGATGAGGACGAGGATGATGCGGAGCTTTCCGAGGAAGAGGCCGCCACGCGTCCGATCCGGGTCGCCATCGTCGGCCGGCCCAATGCCGGCAAGTCGACGCTGATCAACCACCTGCTCGGCGAGGAGCGCCTGCTGACGAGCCCCGAGGCCGGCACCACGCGCGACTCCATCGCCGTCGAGATCAACTGGAAGGGCCGCGACTTCCGCGTGTTCGACACCGCGGGCCTGCGCCGGCGCTCGCGCATCGAGGAGAAGCTGGAGAAGCTCTCGGTTGCGGACGCGCTGCGCGCGGTGCGCTTTGCCGAAGTCGTCGTGCTGATGATGGACACGCAGAACCGCTTCGAGGAGCAGGACCTGCGCATTGCGGACCTGATCGAGCGCGAGGGACGGGCGGTCGTGCTCGCCGTCAACAAATGGGACCTGATGGAGACCAGGGGCGGCGGCGCGATCTCGGGCCTGCGCCGCGACGCCGACCATTGGCTGCCGCAGCTCAAGGGCGTGCCCATCGTCGCCGTCTCGGGCCTGATGGGCGAGGGCATCGATCGCCTGATGCAGGCGATCCAGGACGCCTATGCGATCTGGAACAGGCGCGTGCCGACCTCAGCGCTCAATCGCTGGTTCGAGCAGGCGATCCAGGCCAACCCGCCGCCCGCGGTCTCCGGCCGCAGGCTGAAGCTGAACTACATCACCCAGACCAAGGCGCGCCCGCCGAGCTTCGTGCTGTTCTGCTCGCGCGCCGACGCCGTGCCGCAATCCTACTTGCGCTATCTCACCAATTCCATGCGCGAGACCTTCGAGCTGCCGGGCACGCCGGTGCGCATCACGCTGCGCGAGAAGGCCAATCCCTTCGCGCATAAGCGCAAGCGGCCGTCGTGA
- a CDS encoding ABC transporter substrate-binding protein produces the protein MTMPARRTAALLACAAFGFATSAFAQDKTIKIGVLNDMSSLYADIGGPNSVAAVKMAVEDSGLKAKGWTIEVLSGDHQNKPDIGVNIARQWIDADKVDAIADTPSSGVALAVSNLVKEKNAVLLNSGAATADLTGKACTPNTVSFTYDTYMLANGTGKALTKAGGDSWFFLTADYAFGHALERDTGAVVTATGGKVLGGVKHPLNTADFSSFLLQAQSSKAKIIGLANAGGDTTNAIKQAAEFGIVQGGQKLAALLLFINDVHSLGLKTAQGLTFTESFYWDLNDQTREWSKRFQKVSPKGSMPSMTVAGLYAEILHYLKAMDALGSNPRDGAKVVAKMKELPTDDPLFGKGPLRQDGRRLIPAYLFEVKKPEESKGPWDYYKLVATIAPEDAAKPLKDSDCPLVKK, from the coding sequence ATGACGATGCCCGCACGCCGCACCGCGGCTCTTCTGGCCTGTGCCGCTTTCGGCTTTGCCACATCCGCCTTCGCGCAAGACAAGACCATCAAGATCGGCGTGCTCAACGACATGTCGAGCCTCTATGCCGACATCGGCGGCCCGAACTCGGTCGCGGCAGTGAAGATGGCGGTCGAGGATTCCGGCCTGAAGGCCAAGGGCTGGACCATCGAGGTGCTCTCCGGCGATCACCAGAACAAGCCCGACATCGGCGTCAACATCGCCCGGCAATGGATCGACGCCGACAAGGTCGACGCCATCGCGGACACGCCGAGCTCCGGCGTCGCGCTCGCGGTAAGCAACCTCGTCAAGGAAAAGAATGCGGTGCTGCTCAATTCGGGTGCGGCCACTGCCGACCTCACCGGCAAGGCCTGCACGCCCAACACCGTGTCCTTCACCTATGACACCTACATGCTCGCCAACGGCACCGGCAAGGCGCTGACCAAGGCGGGCGGCGACAGCTGGTTCTTCCTCACCGCGGATTATGCCTTCGGCCATGCGCTGGAGCGCGACACCGGCGCGGTCGTCACCGCGACCGGCGGCAAGGTGCTCGGCGGCGTCAAGCATCCGCTGAACACGGCGGACTTCTCCTCCTTCCTGCTCCAGGCGCAGTCCTCCAAGGCCAAGATCATCGGCCTTGCCAATGCGGGCGGCGACACCACCAACGCGATCAAGCAGGCCGCCGAGTTCGGCATCGTCCAGGGCGGCCAGAAGCTCGCCGCGCTGCTGCTGTTCATCAACGACGTGCACTCGCTCGGCCTGAAGACCGCGCAGGGCCTGACCTTCACCGAGTCCTTCTATTGGGATCTTAACGACCAGACCCGCGAATGGTCGAAGCGCTTCCAGAAGGTCTCGCCCAAGGGCTCGATGCCCTCGATGACGGTTGCGGGCCTCTATGCCGAGATTCTGCATTACCTGAAGGCGATGGACGCGCTCGGCAGCAATCCGCGTGACGGCGCCAAGGTCGTTGCCAAGATGAAGGAGCTGCCGACCGACGATCCGCTGTTCGGCAAGGGCCCGCTGCGCCAGGACGGACGCCGCCTCATCCCCGCCTATCTGTTCGAGGTGAAGAAGCCCGAGGAGTCGAAGGGGCCGTGGGACTATTACAAGCTGGTCGCCACCATCGCGCCGGAAGATGCGGCCAAGCCGCTCAAGGACAGCGACTGCCCGCTGGTGAAGAAGTGA
- a CDS encoding SDR family NAD(P)-dependent oxidoreductase, whose amino-acid sequence MTKPLADRIALVTGASRGIGFATAKALAKAGAHIVAVARTQGGLEELDDEIRKEGGSATLVPLNLTDSDGIARLGAGLHERYGKLDILVGNAGVLGPSSPIGHIELKTFTDVMAVNVSANFQLIRCMEPLLKQSDAGRAVFITSGAANKATAYVSPYAASKAALETLARAWAHETANTKLRVNLFNPGPVRTRMRATLMPGEDPATLDTPEQVAEFIVPLCAPDWTETGKFYDYKTRTLMSFRAPA is encoded by the coding sequence ATGACCAAGCCCCTCGCTGACCGCATCGCTCTCGTCACCGGCGCCTCGCGCGGCATCGGTTTCGCCACCGCCAAGGCATTGGCGAAAGCCGGCGCGCACATCGTTGCGGTGGCGCGTACGCAAGGAGGGCTGGAAGAGCTCGACGACGAGATCCGGAAAGAGGGGGGCAGCGCCACCCTGGTGCCGCTCAACCTCACCGATTCCGACGGCATCGCGCGTCTCGGCGCCGGCCTGCACGAGCGCTACGGCAAGCTCGATATTCTTGTCGGCAATGCCGGCGTGCTCGGCCCGTCCTCGCCGATCGGCCATATCGAGCTGAAGACCTTCACCGACGTGATGGCGGTGAACGTCTCGGCGAACTTCCAGCTGATCCGCTGTATGGAGCCGCTGCTGAAGCAGTCCGATGCCGGCCGCGCCGTGTTCATCACCTCGGGTGCCGCCAACAAGGCGACCGCTTATGTCAGCCCCTACGCCGCGTCCAAGGCCGCACTGGAGACGCTGGCGCGCGCCTGGGCACACGAGACTGCGAACACCAAGCTGCGCGTCAATTTGTTCAATCCCGGCCCGGTCCGCACCCGCATGCGCGCCACCCTGATGCCCGGCGAGGATCCGGCAACGCTCGACACGCCCGAGCAGGTCGCAGAATTCATCGTGCCGCTATGCGCGCCCGACTGGACCGAGACCGGCAAATTCTACGACTACAAGACCCGCACCCTGATGAGCTTCCGCGCGCCGGCCTGA
- the purF gene encoding amidophosphoribosyltransferase — MRHPDQDALLDLDPDAGPGPAALELQDDLEGDTLREECGVFGIYGHPDAAAITALGLHALQHRGQEAAGIVSYDGNRFHSERRLGLVGDTFSRREVIDRLPGSVAVGHVRYATTGATILRNVQPLFAELNAGGLAVAHNGNLSNGLTLRRELVKNGAMMQSTSDTEVILHLVARSRRSRFIERYIDALREIEGAYALVSLTNKKLVGARDPRGIRPLVLGELDGCPILTSETCALDIIGARFVRDIEPGEVIVFDENGQDIHKPFPPMAPRPCIFEYIYFSRPDSIVHGRSVYEVRKNFGAQLARESHVPVDVVVPVPDSGVPAAVGYSQYSGVPFELGIIRNHYVGRTFIQPTQAIRESGVRMKHSANRAAIEGKRIILIDDSLVRGTTSKKIVRMMRDAGAKEVHFRLASPPILYPDYYGIDLPDRGGLLAATHSLEEMRELIGADSLAFLSIDGMYRAMGEPGRDPANPKFADHCFTGVYPTHLTDQTQTEPQPRQLSLLAEAS, encoded by the coding sequence ATGCGACACCCTGACCAGGACGCCCTGCTTGATCTCGATCCAGACGCCGGTCCAGGCCCGGCCGCACTCGAGCTTCAGGACGATCTGGAAGGCGATACGCTGCGCGAGGAATGCGGCGTCTTCGGCATCTACGGCCATCCCGATGCGGCCGCCATCACCGCGCTCGGCCTTCACGCCCTGCAGCACCGCGGCCAGGAGGCCGCCGGCATCGTCTCCTACGACGGCAACCGCTTCCATTCCGAACGCCGCCTCGGCCTCGTCGGCGACACATTCTCCCGCCGCGAAGTGATCGACCGCCTGCCCGGCAGTGTCGCAGTCGGCCATGTCCGCTACGCCACCACAGGCGCGACCATCCTGCGTAACGTGCAGCCGCTGTTCGCCGAGCTCAATGCCGGTGGCCTTGCGGTCGCCCACAACGGCAACCTCTCCAACGGCCTGACGCTGCGCCGCGAGCTCGTCAAGAACGGCGCGATGATGCAGTCGACCTCCGACACCGAGGTGATCCTGCATCTGGTGGCGCGCTCGAGGCGCAGCCGCTTCATCGAGCGCTATATCGACGCGCTGCGCGAGATCGAAGGCGCCTATGCGCTGGTCTCGCTCACCAACAAGAAGCTGGTCGGCGCGCGCGATCCGCGCGGCATCCGCCCGCTCGTGCTCGGCGAGCTCGACGGCTGCCCGATCCTGACCTCGGAGACCTGCGCGCTCGACATCATCGGCGCGCGTTTCGTGCGCGACATCGAGCCCGGCGAAGTCATCGTGTTCGACGAGAACGGCCAGGACATCCACAAGCCGTTCCCGCCGATGGCGCCGCGCCCCTGCATCTTCGAATACATCTACTTCTCGCGGCCGGATTCCATCGTGCACGGCCGCTCGGTCTACGAGGTGCGCAAGAATTTCGGCGCGCAGCTCGCGCGCGAGAGCCACGTTCCGGTCGACGTCGTGGTGCCGGTGCCGGATTCCGGCGTGCCGGCCGCGGTCGGCTACAGCCAGTATTCCGGCGTGCCGTTCGAGCTCGGCATCATCCGCAACCACTATGTCGGCCGCACCTTCATCCAGCCGACGCAGGCGATCCGCGAATCCGGCGTGCGCATGAAGCACTCGGCCAACCGCGCCGCGATCGAAGGCAAGCGCATCATCCTGATCGACGACTCCCTGGTGCGCGGCACCACCTCGAAGAAGATCGTGCGCATGATGCGCGATGCCGGCGCCAAGGAGGTGCATTTCCGCCTCGCCTCGCCACCGATCCTCTACCCTGACTACTACGGCATCGACCTGCCCGACCGCGGCGGCCTCCTGGCCGCGACGCATTCGCTGGAGGAGATGCGCGAGCTCATCGGCGCGGACTCACTCGCCTTCCTGTCGATCGACGGCATGTACCGCGCCATGGGCGAGCCCGGCCGCGATCCCGCCAATCCAAAGTTTGCGGATCACTGCTTCACCGGCGTCTATCCGACCCACCTCACCGACCAGACCCAGACCGAGCCGCAGCCGCGGCAATTGTCGCTGCTGGCGGAGGCGAGCTGA
- a CDS encoding CvpA family protein, which yields MPVTLLDLILLGVMLISGLLAMVRGFMREILSIAAWGAAAIVTLYSFSKLLPTAKTYFNNDTVASVVVVAGVFVGTLVVVSVITVRISDMILDSRIGALDRTLGFLFGLARGLLIVVVAFLFFTWLVPDKQRPDWVTGAKSRVVLQGTGDWLMALLPDDPENTILKRFKKNKPDDDQAESEQQPSGSGDGYSKSARDGMKKLIEKPAAR from the coding sequence ATGCCAGTAACACTCCTCGACCTGATCCTGCTCGGTGTGATGCTGATTTCGGGCCTGCTCGCCATGGTCCGCGGCTTCATGCGCGAAATCCTGTCGATCGCGGCCTGGGGTGCGGCGGCAATCGTGACGCTGTATTCCTTCTCGAAGCTGCTGCCGACCGCCAAGACCTATTTCAACAACGACACGGTCGCGAGCGTGGTCGTGGTCGCGGGCGTGTTCGTCGGCACCCTGGTCGTGGTCTCCGTCATCACGGTCCGGATCTCCGACATGATCCTGGATTCGCGGATCGGCGCGCTGGATCGCACCCTCGGCTTCCTGTTTGGGCTGGCTCGCGGGCTTTTGATCGTCGTGGTCGCGTTCCTGTTCTTCACCTGGCTGGTGCCGGACAAGCAGCGCCCCGACTGGGTCACCGGGGCCAAGTCCCGCGTCGTGCTGCAGGGAACCGGCGATTGGCTGATGGCCCTCTTGCCTGACGACCCCGAGAACACCATCTTGAAGAGATTCAAGAAAAACAAACCAGATGATGATCAAGCTGAATCCGAGCAGCAGCCTTCGGGCAGTGGCGACGGGTACAGTAAATCGGCTCGTGACGGCATGAAAAAGCTGATCGAGAAACCTGCGGCGCGTTGA
- the radA gene encoding DNA repair protein RadA, giving the protein MAKSTLSFVCQNCGAAYNRWQGKCESCGEWNTLAEEDTSGSVPVSIRSRRKGRTFALESLAGKSPDAPRLSSGMTELDRVTGGGFVRGSVLLVGGDPGIGKSTLLTQATSLLARGGHRVVYISGEEAVAQVRLRAERLGLSDAPVQLAAETSVEDIVSTLSEGAVPRLIVIDSIQTMWTDTVESAPGTVTQVRASAQALIRFAKKTGAAIILVGHVTKDGQIAGPRVVEHMVDAVMSFEGEGSQQFRILRAVKNRFGPTDEIGVFEMTGLGLREVTNPSELFLSERDLGTPGTAVFAGIEGTRPVLVELQALVAPTSLGTPRRAVVGWDPSRLSMVLAVLEAHCGVKLSGHDVYLNVAGGLRIHEPAADLAAAAALVSSLVNAQLPTDAVYFGEISLSGVVRPVAQTAARLKEAAKLGFQRAVLPESARGDAGGDAGLSLNAVNSLTTLVAEIAARGSRRGESSAQPEKNATPARFRRGEG; this is encoded by the coding sequence ATGGCCAAATCCACGCTGTCCTTCGTCTGCCAGAACTGCGGCGCGGCCTATAACCGCTGGCAGGGCAAGTGCGAGTCCTGCGGCGAGTGGAATACGCTGGCGGAAGAAGACACCAGCGGCAGCGTGCCGGTCTCGATCCGCTCCAGGCGCAAGGGCCGAACGTTCGCGCTGGAGAGTCTCGCCGGCAAGAGTCCGGACGCGCCGCGCCTGTCCTCCGGGATGACCGAGCTCGACCGCGTCACCGGCGGCGGCTTCGTGCGCGGCTCGGTGCTGCTGGTCGGCGGCGATCCCGGCATCGGCAAGTCGACGCTGCTGACGCAGGCGACCAGCCTGCTGGCGCGAGGCGGCCACCGCGTCGTCTACATCTCCGGCGAAGAGGCGGTCGCCCAGGTGCGCCTGCGCGCCGAGCGGCTCGGGCTGTCGGACGCGCCGGTGCAGCTCGCGGCCGAGACCTCGGTCGAGGACATCGTCTCGACGCTGTCGGAGGGCGCGGTGCCCCGGCTGATCGTGATCGACTCGATCCAGACCATGTGGACCGACACGGTGGAATCGGCGCCCGGCACGGTGACGCAGGTGCGCGCCTCGGCCCAGGCGCTGATCCGCTTCGCCAAGAAGACCGGGGCTGCCATCATCCTGGTCGGCCACGTCACCAAGGACGGCCAGATCGCCGGACCCCGCGTGGTCGAGCACATGGTCGATGCGGTGATGTCGTTCGAGGGCGAAGGCTCGCAGCAATTCCGCATCCTGCGCGCGGTGAAGAACCGCTTCGGCCCGACCGACGAGATCGGCGTGTTCGAGATGACGGGCCTCGGCCTGCGCGAGGTCACCAACCCGTCCGAGCTGTTCCTGTCGGAGCGCGATCTCGGCACGCCCGGCACCGCCGTCTTCGCCGGCATCGAAGGCACGAGGCCCGTTTTGGTCGAATTGCAGGCACTGGTGGCCCCGACCTCGCTCGGCACCCCGCGCCGGGCCGTGGTCGGCTGGGATCCGAGCCGGCTCTCGATGGTGCTGGCGGTGCTGGAGGCCCATTGCGGGGTCAAACTGTCCGGCCACGACGTCTATCTGAATGTTGCCGGCGGACTGCGCATCCACGAGCCGGCGGCCGATCTCGCCGCCGCCGCTGCACTGGTTTCATCGCTGGTTAATGCGCAGTTACCTACCGATGCCGTCTATTTCGGCGAAATCTCGCTGTCGGGCGTGGTGCGCCCGGTGGCGCAGACCGCGGCCCGGCTGAAGGAGGCGGCAAAGCTCGGCTTCCAGCGCGCGGTGCTGCCCGAATCGGCACGGGGCGATGCGGGCGGCGACGCCGGACTGTCCCTGAACGCGGTGAACAGCCTGACGACATTGGTCGCCGAGATCGCAGCCCGGGGCTCCCGCCGGGGCGAATCCAGCGCGCAGCCAGAGAAAAATGCCACACCGGCAAGATTCCGCCGCGGAGAGGGGTAG